The Streptomyces sp. NBC_01689 genome includes a window with the following:
- a CDS encoding alpha/beta fold hydrolase gives MDKLSISTPAGVFDALAEGPSEGRPVLLLHGFPQAGRAWQRQIAALSAEGCRVVAPDQRGYSPGVRPERPEDYRMGALVGDVLAITEELGWATFDLVGHDWGGAVAWWTADSHPGRLRTLTVVSTPHPGALAGALRSDEDQRARSRYMLDWRETPSTEERMLADDAWQLRTVFAGKVPPASADDYVRRLSQPGALTAALNWYRSGRPDGTIGRIGVPTLYVWSTRDTAFGPAPARATGE, from the coding sequence GTGGACAAGCTGAGCATCTCCACCCCCGCGGGTGTGTTCGACGCACTCGCGGAGGGACCGTCGGAGGGCCGCCCGGTCCTCCTGCTGCACGGTTTCCCCCAGGCCGGGCGGGCGTGGCAGCGGCAGATCGCGGCGCTCTCCGCGGAGGGATGTCGGGTCGTGGCGCCCGACCAGCGCGGCTACTCCCCCGGGGTCCGTCCCGAACGACCCGAGGACTACCGCATGGGCGCCTTGGTCGGCGATGTCCTCGCGATCACCGAGGAGTTGGGCTGGGCGACGTTCGATCTCGTCGGTCACGACTGGGGAGGTGCGGTGGCCTGGTGGACCGCGGACTCCCATCCCGGTCGCCTGCGTACCCTGACCGTCGTCTCCACCCCGCACCCCGGCGCCCTGGCCGGGGCCCTGCGCAGCGACGAGGACCAGCGCGCACGCTCCCGGTACATGCTCGACTGGCGTGAGACGCCGTCGACCGAGGAGCGCATGCTCGCCGACGACGCCTGGCAGCTCCGCACCGTGTTCGCCGGCAAGGTCCCGCCGGCCAGTGCCGACGACTACGTACGGCGGCTGTCGCAGCCGGGCGCGCTCACCGCGGCTCTGAACTGGTACCGGTCCGGCCGTCCCGACGGCACGATCGGACGCATCGGCGTACCCACGCTGTACGTCTGGAGCACGCGGGACACCGCGTTCGGTCCGGCACCGGCGAGGGCGACCGGGGAGTAG
- a CDS encoding AfsR/SARP family transcriptional regulator, which translates to MRIDVLGAVRALRDDGSPIDLGGPRHREVLARLVAAEGRMVTTDTLVDDLWTDPPTRAVGALRTFVAALRRALEPDRPPRGPSRVLVTEGPGYALRLPREDVDVHRFQDTLARARHTPDAVTALGAALADWRGPAYADVPGAAWAQRERTRLEELRLEGVELRAGILLDRGEGGDLVAELGAHVTEHPWREPAWGLLARALHRAGRQADALAALRRARAMLVDQLGLDPGADLQRLETDILNASGPVEGARIPWTGGGVRLGPRTTVDVARALALAGGDALVHSRRDRLAAVRAAERTGDLALTARIIGAYDVPALWSRADDPEQSRAVVAAAERTLTALGPAIPADLSARLLATIAVESRSADLSGSELSRAQQAAERAESLARGLADPALLAFALNGVFLQSFARPGLAAVRDGIGVEILDLAGRHGLPSFAVLGRLVRLQSASALGDLDAATGHAEAAEQLAAGVESPLVPVLTGWFRARVAAARSTEPGGPSAATAAAYYRTAEEALRTAGMPGLHRGLFPLALLGLRLLHDRPAPTDPHLDWGPYRPWARPLVLLAQDRGEAARTALAAAPEPPRDHLQEAMWCLTARAAARLGERAIAARAEVFLRDARTEHAGAASGMLTLGPVARYLAEAEACTGAR; encoded by the coding sequence ATGCGAATCGACGTGCTCGGTGCCGTGCGGGCCCTCCGCGACGACGGCAGCCCGATCGACCTGGGCGGGCCCCGCCATCGTGAGGTACTCGCGCGGCTCGTCGCCGCCGAGGGACGGATGGTCACCACCGACACCCTCGTGGACGACCTGTGGACCGATCCGCCGACCCGGGCCGTGGGCGCCCTGCGCACGTTCGTCGCGGCGCTGCGCCGCGCCCTGGAACCCGACCGGCCGCCCCGCGGCCCGTCGCGCGTCCTGGTCACCGAGGGTCCCGGCTACGCGCTGCGCCTGCCGCGTGAGGACGTGGACGTCCACCGGTTCCAGGACACCCTGGCCCGGGCCCGGCACACCCCCGACGCGGTGACCGCTCTCGGCGCGGCACTCGCGGACTGGCGCGGACCCGCCTACGCCGATGTGCCCGGCGCCGCGTGGGCACAGCGCGAGCGGACCCGGCTGGAGGAACTGAGGCTGGAAGGGGTGGAGCTGCGCGCCGGCATCCTGCTCGACCGTGGGGAAGGGGGTGATCTCGTCGCCGAACTGGGTGCCCACGTCACCGAGCATCCGTGGCGCGAGCCGGCCTGGGGGCTCCTCGCCCGTGCGCTGCACCGCGCGGGCCGTCAGGCCGACGCGCTGGCCGCTCTCCGCCGCGCCCGCGCGATGCTCGTCGATCAACTGGGACTGGACCCCGGCGCCGACCTCCAGCGCTTGGAGACGGACATCCTCAACGCTTCCGGGCCCGTCGAGGGCGCACGTATCCCGTGGACCGGCGGGGGTGTCCGGCTCGGCCCGCGCACCACCGTGGATGTGGCCCGCGCCCTCGCACTGGCGGGCGGCGACGCGCTCGTCCACTCCCGGCGCGACCGCCTCGCGGCCGTCCGGGCGGCGGAACGCACGGGAGACCTCGCCCTGACCGCCCGGATCATCGGCGCCTACGACGTACCCGCCCTTTGGAGCCGCGCCGACGACCCCGAGCAGTCCCGCGCCGTCGTCGCCGCTGCCGAGCGCACCCTCACCGCGCTCGGGCCCGCCATCCCCGCCGATCTGTCCGCCCGCCTGCTGGCGACGATCGCCGTCGAGAGCCGCAGTGCCGATCTGTCGGGCAGCGAGCTGAGCCGTGCGCAGCAGGCGGCGGAACGGGCCGAGTCACTGGCCCGGGGCCTGGCCGATCCCGCTCTGCTGGCCTTCGCCCTGAACGGGGTGTTCCTGCAGTCCTTCGCCCGCCCGGGCCTTGCGGCGGTACGGGACGGGATCGGCGTCGAGATCCTCGACCTGGCCGGCCGGCACGGGCTGCCGAGCTTCGCCGTGCTCGGCCGGCTCGTCCGTCTCCAGTCCGCGTCGGCGCTCGGCGATCTCGACGCCGCGACCGGGCATGCCGAGGCGGCCGAGCAACTCGCCGCCGGTGTCGAGTCTCCCCTCGTCCCCGTCCTGACCGGATGGTTCCGGGCCCGGGTCGCGGCGGCTCGCAGCACGGAACCCGGCGGACCGAGCGCCGCCACGGCCGCGGCGTACTACCGCACCGCCGAGGAGGCCCTCCGGACGGCCGGGATGCCGGGACTGCACCGCGGCCTGTTCCCGCTCGCCCTGCTGGGACTTCGTCTGCTGCACGACCGGCCCGCGCCCACGGACCCCCACCTCGACTGGGGCCCGTACCGGCCTTGGGCGCGACCTCTCGTGCTGCTGGCCCAGGACCGGGGTGAGGCTGCTCGTACCGCTCTCGCGGCGGCGCCCGAGCCGCCGCGGGACCATCTGCAGGAGGCCATGTGGTGCCTGACCGCCCGCGCCGCCGCACGCCTCGGCGAACGCGCAATCGCCGCGCGTGCCGAGGTCTTCCTGCGTGACGCCCGCACGGAGCACGCCGGGGCGGCGAGCGGAATGCTGACACTGGGACCGGTGGCGCGGTACTTGGCGGAGGCGGAAGCCTGCACCGGGGCGAGGTGA
- a CDS encoding alpha/beta fold hydrolase, with the protein MTPTIPGFDHIRLPGADGVRLAAAVGGSGSPVVLLHGFPQTHLMWRHVAERLSDEHTVICPDLRGYGASDKPAATAPDVYAKRTMAADIVTLARALGHERFALVGHDRGALVAFRAGLDHPETITHLGILDIVPTLDMWNVLHGVSAAVGYHLFLMAQPPGLPEEMIGNSADAFFGSFLDAWADDPAAMPQDVRTAYLRACAGAVTSIVADYRASAGVDVTHDQADLDAGSQLAMPVTVVQQDWGARLGYDAAAVWAAWAPDLDHRLTGAGHFMAEEAPDEIAAAIQDLLAR; encoded by the coding sequence ATGACACCCACCATTCCCGGCTTCGACCACATCCGCCTGCCCGGCGCGGACGGTGTACGGCTGGCCGCCGCCGTCGGCGGCAGCGGCAGCCCGGTCGTGCTGCTGCACGGCTTCCCCCAGACCCACCTGATGTGGCGGCACGTCGCCGAACGGCTCTCCGACGAGCACACGGTGATCTGCCCCGACCTGCGGGGTTACGGTGCCAGCGACAAGCCCGCGGCCACCGCCCCAGACGTGTACGCCAAGCGGACCATGGCCGCCGACATCGTGACCCTGGCGAGGGCCCTGGGCCATGAGCGTTTCGCCCTCGTCGGTCACGACCGGGGTGCCCTGGTCGCCTTCCGGGCGGGACTGGACCACCCGGAGACCATCACGCACCTCGGCATCCTCGACATCGTGCCGACGCTCGACATGTGGAACGTCCTCCACGGCGTCTCGGCGGCCGTCGGCTACCACCTCTTCCTGATGGCACAGCCGCCAGGTCTGCCGGAGGAGATGATCGGCAACAGCGCGGACGCGTTCTTCGGCTCGTTCCTCGACGCCTGGGCGGACGACCCGGCCGCCATGCCGCAGGACGTGCGTACCGCGTATCTGCGCGCCTGCGCCGGGGCCGTGACATCGATCGTCGCGGACTACCGTGCCTCGGCGGGCGTCGACGTCACCCACGACCAGGCGGACCTGGACGCGGGGTCCCAACTGGCCATGCCCGTCACGGTCGTCCAGCAGGACTGGGGCGCGCGGCTGGGCTACGACGCCGCCGCCGTCTGGGCGGCGTGGGCGCCGGACCTGGACCACCGGCTGACCGGAGCGGGGCACTTCATGGCCGAGGAGGCACCCGACGAGATCGCGGCGGCGATCCAGGACCTGCTGGCGCGCTGA